From a region of the Campylobacter anatolicus genome:
- a CDS encoding RNA recognition motif domain-containing protein, with protein sequence MNIYVGNLSYRMTEAELKEAFAQFGEVKRIKIVKDHETNRSKGFGFVEMDNDAEAKKAIEALNDKDVGGRALRVNEARPRD encoded by the coding sequence GTGAATATCTATGTAGGAAATTTGTCATATCGTATGACAGAGGCAGAGTTAAAGGAGGCTTTTGCGCAGTTTGGCGAAGTAAAGCGTATTAAAATTGTAAAAGATCACGAGACAAACCGCTCAAAAGGTTTTGGATTTGTAGAGATGGACAATGATGCTGAGGCTAAAAAGGCTATTGAAGCGTTAAATGATAAAGACGTTGGCGGACGTGCATTAAGGGTAAATGAAGCTCGTCCAAGAGACTAA
- a CDS encoding cysteine hydrolase family protein: MKLTPKSYEFLKTLQDWSETLSDMSLDDLLSNDARNVAFVSVDLINGFCKEGMLSSPRVGAIGNKVAHIFAKAYKRGLRNFILIQDRHSKNSAEFDVFAPHCIGGTNEAETIDELKKLEFFDEIKIFYKNSIDSAYCVEFNKFLELNPQIDTFVVFGNCTDICVYHLASHLKLSANEHNIKRNVIVPAKLVQTYDALSHDADFYHLVFLNHLQFVADVTIVRNLH, encoded by the coding sequence ATGAAATTAACACCCAAATCTTATGAATTCTTAAAAACGTTGCAAGATTGGAGCGAAACATTAAGCGATATGAGTCTGGATGACCTTTTAAGCAATGACGCCAGAAATGTTGCGTTTGTGAGTGTAGATCTAATAAATGGCTTTTGCAAAGAGGGGATGCTATCAAGCCCAAGAGTAGGTGCTATCGGCAATAAAGTCGCACATATCTTTGCTAAAGCATACAAAAGAGGGTTGAGAAATTTTATATTAATTCAAGATCGCCATAGTAAAAACTCAGCAGAATTTGACGTCTTTGCACCGCACTGCATAGGTGGCACAAACGAAGCCGAAACGATAGATGAACTAAAAAAACTTGAGTTTTTTGATGAGATAAAAATTTTTTATAAAAATTCCATAGATTCAGCCTACTGCGTTGAGTTTAATAAATTTTTAGAGCTTAACCCACAAATCGATACTTTTGTTGTATTTGGCAACTGCACCGATATATGCGTCTATCATTTAGCATCGCACTTAAAGCTAAGTGCAAACGAGCACAACATAAAACGCAACGTCATCGTCCCTGCCAAACTCGTACAAACATATGATGCATTATCTCACGACGCGGATTTTTATCATCTTGTCTTTTTAAATCACTTACAATTTGTCGCCGATGTCACTATAGTCAGAAATTTACATTAA
- a CDS encoding aminotransferase class V-fold PLP-dependent enzyme: MIDLEHIRRKIILKEGIHYFDFTASGLAYKDIEEQVRQILLTYANTHSDSSSSAIKTQNLYENARAELKQRLELDERFYLLPCGYGSSSAIKKFQELLGIYVPPQTRKRYNIKPTNVPLVIIGPYEHHSNEVSFREGLCDVMRVRLDESGGIDFTNLEQILKLNAKREIIASFSVASNVTGVISDYRKIYTMVKAYGGILALDAASCSAYSNVDCDYFDALFLSPHKLLGGVGSCGLLAIRKSLVQGDEPTFAAGGTVGYVSRTTHVFVNDIEQLEQGGTPPITQLIRAALAYRLRDEIGIVQICENERELGDYFERRLGEIGEVVNYCPSNLKRLPIFSFNIKDISPYDFAALLSNDYGIQTRAGCACAGPYGHELLGLKDNVPLKTKPGWVRVSLHYTHTMKDIDFLIYAIKQSIDKYRNLWAEEKSFYAMMGESKDSNCI, encoded by the coding sequence GTGATAGATTTAGAACATATTAGAAGAAAAATCATCTTAAAAGAGGGTATACACTATTTTGACTTTACAGCCTCAGGTCTTGCGTATAAAGATATAGAGGAGCAAGTTAGGCAGATTCTATTAACTTATGCAAATACACACTCAGATAGCTCAAGTAGTGCGATAAAAACACAAAATTTATATGAAAATGCACGTGCTGAGTTAAAGCAGCGACTTGAGCTTGATGAGCGGTTTTATCTGCTACCTTGCGGATACGGCTCAAGTAGTGCGATAAAAAAATTCCAAGAACTTTTAGGCATTTATGTCCCACCACAAACTCGCAAACGCTACAATATAAAGCCAACAAATGTTCCGCTAGTCATCATAGGGCCTTACGAACATCATTCAAATGAGGTTAGTTTTCGCGAGGGTCTGTGCGATGTTATGCGTGTGAGACTTGATGAGAGCGGTGGCATAGATTTTACAAATTTAGAACAAATTTTAAAGCTAAATGCTAAACGTGAGATCATTGCTAGTTTTAGTGTCGCTTCAAATGTAACAGGCGTGATAAGCGATTATCGTAAGATTTACACGATGGTAAAGGCTTATGGCGGCATCCTCGCTCTTGATGCGGCAAGTTGCAGTGCGTATTCTAACGTTGATTGTGATTATTTTGATGCATTATTTTTATCACCACATAAACTTTTAGGTGGCGTTGGCAGTTGTGGACTTTTGGCTATACGTAAGAGTCTAGTGCAGGGTGATGAACCGACATTTGCTGCTGGTGGGACGGTAGGCTATGTAAGCCGAACAACACATGTGTTTGTAAATGACATAGAGCAGCTAGAACAGGGTGGCACACCTCCTATAACACAGCTCATACGTGCAGCTCTTGCGTATCGTCTGCGTGATGAGATAGGCATAGTGCAAATATGCGAAAATGAGCGAGAACTTGGAGATTATTTTGAGCGAAGACTTGGTGAGATCGGCGAAGTGGTGAATTATTGCCCATCAAACTTAAAGCGTTTGCCGATATTTTCATTTAATATTAAAGATATATCGCCATATGATTTTGCTGCACTTTTAAGTAATGACTATGGCATACAGACGCGTGCAGGATGTGCCTGTGCTGGCCCATACGGACATGAACTGTTAGGATTAAAAGACAATGTGCCACTAAAAACCAAACCTGGCTGGGTGCGTGTAAGTCTGCACTATACGCACACGATGAAAGATATTGACTTTTTGATATATGCTATAAAACAGAGCATAGATAAATATAGGAATTTATGGGCGGAAGAGAAGTCATTTTATGCGATGATGGGAGAGAGTAAAGACAGTAATTGCATTTAA
- a CDS encoding DJ-1 family glyoxalase III — protein sequence MKKVAVMFANGFEEIEAITIVDVLRRADIDVFIVGLDREIVVGVHGISVKVDMLLNQLNTDEFDMIVLPGGLPGATNLAQSKELCEVLRRFDNDGKLIGAICAAPMALGVAGVLKDSFTCYPGFEMNVRADKTGFVGDKNVVSDQNIITSAGPATSMIFALEIVKELCGIGTYENLKNELLYNRL from the coding sequence ATGAAAAAAGTAGCAGTTATGTTTGCCAATGGTTTTGAGGAGATTGAAGCGATTACCATAGTGGATGTATTACGTCGTGCTGACATAGACGTCTTTATAGTTGGACTTGATAGGGAGATAGTCGTAGGAGTTCACGGTATTAGCGTAAAGGTTGATATGCTATTAAATCAGCTAAACACTGATGAGTTTGATATGATAGTACTTCCTGGTGGATTGCCTGGAGCTACAAATTTAGCTCAAAGTAAGGAGCTTTGTGAAGTTTTAAGACGTTTTGATAATGATGGTAAACTGATCGGGGCAATATGTGCTGCTCCTATGGCACTTGGCGTAGCTGGTGTTTTGAAGGATAGTTTTACGTGTTATCCTGGATTTGAGATGAATGTCAGGGCAGACAAGACCGGTTTTGTGGGTGATAAAAATGTAGTCAGCGATCAAAATATCATTACCTCAGCAGGTCCTGCTACATCTATGATCTTTGCTCTTGAAATAGTTAAAGAGCTTTGTGGTATTGGCACTTATGAGAATTTAAAGAACGAATTACTTTATAATAGATTATAA
- a CDS encoding transporter substrate-binding domain-containing protein, whose product MKKIITFLIMTLAFVGCSSENTKQEQNKVENVVAKEQVIKLGTSADYQPFEFIDDKNQITGFDVDLVAEIGKKIGVKFQVQNISFDGLIPAIKTGKIDAIASAMSETPERAMSIDFTKPYYNTENLFIRKKGSDVSEENLKDKKIGVQLGTVQEMAAQKITDKVVPADAPVSSILALKSGKIDVVLIDSSIGYGYLKQNDDLEEFLKLPDGSNGFSIAFDKGKHTELITKINKALDELKKDGTFDALLAKYDLK is encoded by the coding sequence ATGAAAAAAATCATTACGTTTTTAATAATGACTTTAGCGTTTGTAGGTTGCTCTAGCGAAAATACAAAACAAGAACAAAACAAGGTAGAAAATGTAGTGGCAAAAGAGCAGGTTATAAAATTAGGAACAAGTGCTGATTATCAGCCATTTGAATTCATAGACGATAAGAACCAAATCACAGGCTTTGACGTGGATTTAGTCGCTGAGATAGGCAAGAAAATCGGTGTTAAATTTCAAGTACAAAATATCAGCTTTGATGGGCTAATACCAGCGATAAAAACTGGCAAGATAGACGCAATCGCAAGTGCAATGAGTGAAACACCAGAAAGAGCGATGTCAATTGATTTTACAAAGCCATACTATAACACTGAAAATTTATTTATCCGTAAAAAAGGTAGTGATGTAAGCGAAGAAAATTTAAAAGACAAGAAAATCGGTGTTCAACTAGGCACAGTCCAAGAGATGGCAGCACAAAAGATAACTGACAAAGTGGTTCCTGCCGACGCTCCGGTTAGCTCTATTTTAGCACTTAAATCAGGTAAGATAGATGTCGTGCTGATAGATAGCTCAATCGGTTATGGTTACTTAAAACAAAATGATGATTTAGAAGAGTTTTTAAAACTACCTGATGGCTCAAATGGCTTTTCTATCGCATTTGACAAAGGTAAACATACTGAGCTTATCACAAAGATAAATAAAGCACTTGATGAGCTAAAAAAAGATGGCACATTTGATGCTTTACTAGCAAAATATGACTTAAAATAG
- a CDS encoding hydroxymethylpyrimidine/phosphomethylpyrimidine kinase — MKNILIIAGSDSIGGAGAQADIKTCEAYGCYSATAMTVFVCENTQVTYDISGLNAKFVDSQLRGITEELDIDAIKVGMLFDTEIMRVVGEWLPKFNVPIVIDPVCISKSNVKLIKDDAIEALKELLKFATVATPNRYEAKALFNDDFSLLPCDMIVKKHIVDGKCVDTLHKKSGEQINFSTSLANPLIMHGAGCTFSTAIACGLAKGQSLEVAIANAKNYVYNAIKSGLTNKFGKTLLNHKVQI, encoded by the coding sequence TTGAAAAATATCTTAATAATAGCAGGCTCTGATAGTATCGGCGGTGCCGGAGCTCAGGCAGATATAAAGACGTGTGAGGCGTATGGGTGTTACTCAGCTACTGCGATGACTGTTTTTGTATGCGAAAATACACAAGTAACTTACGATATATCAGGGTTAAATGCGAAATTTGTAGATAGTCAACTACGTGGTATAACAGAGGAACTAGACATTGATGCCATTAAGGTCGGTATGCTATTTGATACAGAAATTATGCGAGTTGTGGGCGAATGGCTACCTAAATTTAATGTCCCTATTGTCATAGATCCAGTTTGCATCAGTAAATCAAATGTAAAACTCATCAAAGATGACGCTATAGAAGCACTTAAAGAGCTTTTAAAATTTGCAACTGTAGCCACGCCAAATAGATACGAAGCAAAAGCACTTTTTAATGATGACTTTAGCTTGTTGCCTTGCGATATGATAGTTAAAAAGCATATTGTAGATGGAAAATGTGTAGATACTCTACATAAAAAAAGTGGTGAGCAGATCAATTTTTCTACATCACTTGCTAACCCTCTTATTATGCACGGAGCTGGTTGCACCTTTTCAACCGCTATAGCTTGTGGCTTAGCGAAAGGACAAAGTCTAGAAGTCGCCATAGCTAATGCCAAAAACTATGTCTATAATGCTATAAAAAGTGGCTTAACTAACAAATTTGGCAAAACTCTACTAAATCATAAAGTTCAAATTTGA
- the dnaE gene encoding DNA polymerase III subunit alpha produces the protein MSHFTHLHLHTEYSLLDGANKIKELAKTLKSRGVKSVAITDHGNMFGAIDFYTTMKKEGIKPLIGIEAYIHNQDELSDKSTKQRFHLILIAKNEIGYKNLMYLSSMSYIDGFYYYPRINKKILKEHSEGLVCSAACLQGEVSWHLNLSDRNVKFGAKGYERAKEVALEYKEIFGDDFYLEIMRHGIGDQRRIDDDILRIAKETGIKFIATNDTHYTFKERADAHEVFMCIAMNKMLDDPNRLRHSVHEFFVKTEEEMKELFLDIPEAIENTQEIVEKCNLELKLGNPTPPNFKFTLEYAAERGIELPEPNERYSFKNDVVFFEYECKKGLEERLKFIPSDRHDEYKKRLEREIEIIDKMNFPGYMMIVWDFINEAKSRGVPVGPGRGSAAGSLVAYSLKITDLDPIPYNLLFERFLNPERVSMPDIDVDFCQSRRGEIIDYVTQKYGKFNVAGVITFGKLLAKGVIRDVARVCEMPYAEADAMAKLIPDELGITLADAYEKEPKIKELIEANSNANRIWKFALDLEGLNRNAGQHAAGVVISNEELWNKTPLFRQPNSPEDHYVTQYSLKYLEDVDLIKFDFLGLKTLTVIDNAIKLIKRRTGNDIIWEQIDKNDAPIYSMIQSGQAIGIFQIEGEGMRKLGASLRPDCFEDIVAMLALYRPGPMESGMLDDFVKRKHGEATITYAFKELEPILSPTYGVIVYQEQVMQIVQVIGGFSLGGADLVRRAMGKKDPELLKQQKDLFVAGAKKEGFDEKKSGDLFDLILKFAGYGFNKSHSAAYAYVTFQTAYLKAYYPAEFMAALLTSEENNVDKIVRYIDECKRLNIGVLPPSINLSMSEFSVVDNNGKDGIIFGLGAIKSVGSAAIENIIYEREKNGKFKSLDDFVSRIDAFKTNKKVIESLIKSGSFDEFGFTRKMLLNNIENIIEACKNAGQIRKNAAESLFGEDESMNDVKVNLIVTTDELDIKQMLKFEQESAGIYLSGHPLDDYRKKIDAIKYTLSSEFETLPESAEILVVGKIEDFSTRITKSGKKMGTINVLDFHGNIEIAVFERELVRIEEIWTDVNNKDLPYGFKINITRDDQFVRTRLNDILSLEEAMDINFKTKAIKQRGGYAKQGNENIQKPREYDTLELMLNLSELSRDKIIALYNLAYDESNEQNSKRLIIKIKNEKTAEVIVYKTEFIVNESIEEKALRLVS, from the coding sequence ATGAGTCATTTTACACATCTACATTTACATACAGAATACTCTTTACTAGATGGAGCAAATAAGATCAAAGAGCTTGCAAAAACGCTAAAATCAAGAGGTGTTAAAAGTGTTGCCATAACCGATCATGGCAATATGTTTGGAGCGATTGACTTTTACACTACGATGAAAAAGGAGGGCATAAAGCCACTTATCGGTATCGAAGCTTACATCCACAATCAAGACGAACTAAGTGATAAAAGCACTAAGCAGAGATTTCACTTAATACTTATAGCCAAAAATGAGATCGGCTATAAAAATTTAATGTATCTTAGCTCTATGAGCTACATTGATGGATTTTATTATTATCCACGCATAAATAAGAAAATATTAAAAGAGCATAGCGAAGGATTAGTTTGCTCAGCTGCATGTTTGCAGGGTGAGGTAAGTTGGCATCTAAATTTAAGCGATAGAAATGTTAAATTTGGAGCAAAAGGGTATGAACGTGCAAAAGAGGTTGCATTAGAATACAAAGAGATTTTTGGTGATGACTTTTACCTTGAGATAATGCGGCACGGTATCGGCGATCAACGCCGGATAGACGATGATATACTGCGTATCGCCAAAGAGACTGGGATAAAATTTATAGCAACAAATGATACACACTATACTTTCAAAGAACGAGCCGACGCACATGAGGTGTTTATGTGTATCGCTATGAATAAAATGCTTGATGATCCAAATCGCCTTCGCCACAGTGTCCATGAGTTTTTTGTTAAAACTGAAGAGGAGATGAAAGAGCTTTTCTTGGATATACCTGAAGCGATAGAAAATACTCAAGAGATTGTAGAAAAATGCAATCTTGAGCTAAAACTAGGCAATCCAACACCGCCAAATTTTAAATTTACACTTGAATATGCTGCAGAAAGAGGCATAGAGCTACCTGAGCCAAATGAGCGGTATAGCTTTAAAAATGACGTAGTATTTTTTGAATATGAGTGTAAAAAAGGGCTAGAAGAGCGACTTAAATTTATCCCAAGTGACCGTCACGATGAGTATAAAAAACGTCTTGAACGTGAGATAGAGATAATTGATAAGATGAATTTTCCAGGCTATATGATGATAGTTTGGGACTTTATAAACGAGGCTAAAAGTCGCGGTGTGCCAGTGGGTCCTGGACGTGGCTCGGCGGCTGGATCACTAGTGGCTTACTCATTAAAAATAACTGATCTTGATCCTATACCATATAACTTACTTTTTGAGCGTTTTTTAAATCCTGAGCGTGTGAGTATGCCTGATATTGACGTGGATTTTTGTCAAAGTAGACGTGGTGAGATCATTGATTATGTTACGCAAAAATATGGTAAATTTAATGTCGCTGGTGTTATAACTTTTGGTAAGCTTCTTGCAAAAGGAGTTATCCGCGATGTTGCAAGAGTTTGTGAGATGCCTTATGCTGAAGCCGATGCTATGGCAAAGCTTATACCTGATGAGCTAGGTATTACTTTGGCTGATGCTTATGAAAAAGAGCCAAAGATTAAGGAGCTTATTGAGGCAAATTCAAATGCAAATAGAATTTGGAAATTCGCACTTGATCTTGAAGGTCTTAATCGCAACGCTGGTCAGCACGCAGCTGGAGTAGTGATCTCAAACGAAGAGCTGTGGAACAAAACTCCACTTTTTCGTCAGCCAAATAGCCCAGAAGATCACTACGTAACGCAGTATAGCCTTAAATATCTTGAAGATGTGGATCTGATTAAATTTGACTTTTTGGGACTTAAGACATTAACTGTTATCGATAACGCTATAAAGCTCATTAAGCGTCGCACAGGAAATGATATCATTTGGGAACAGATCGATAAAAATGATGCACCGATTTATAGTATGATCCAAAGCGGACAAGCCATAGGCATATTTCAGATAGAGGGTGAGGGTATGCGAAAGCTTGGTGCTAGCCTTAGACCTGACTGCTTCGAAGATATAGTTGCGATGTTGGCCCTTTATCGTCCAGGACCGATGGAGAGCGGTATGCTTGATGATTTTGTTAAGCGTAAGCACGGTGAGGCTACGATAACATATGCGTTTAAGGAGCTTGAACCGATACTTTCGCCAACTTATGGCGTCATTGTCTATCAAGAGCAAGTTATGCAGATCGTGCAAGTTATTGGTGGTTTTAGCCTTGGTGGGGCGGATTTGGTGCGTCGTGCGATGGGTAAAAAAGATCCAGAATTGCTTAAACAACAGAAGGATTTATTTGTTGCAGGGGCGAAAAAAGAGGGCTTTGATGAGAAAAAATCAGGTGATCTTTTTGATCTTATCTTAAAATTTGCAGGATATGGATTTAACAAATCTCACTCCGCTGCATATGCGTATGTAACATTTCAAACGGCGTATCTTAAGGCATATTATCCCGCTGAGTTTATGGCTGCATTACTGACTAGCGAAGAGAATAATGTTGATAAAATAGTGCGATATATTGATGAGTGTAAACGGCTAAATATCGGCGTTTTGCCACCGTCTATAAATTTATCGATGTCTGAGTTTAGTGTTGTTGATAATAACGGAAAAGATGGCATTATATTTGGGCTTGGGGCGATTAAAAGTGTTGGTAGTGCAGCGATAGAAAATATTATATATGAGCGTGAGAAGAATGGTAAATTTAAAAGCTTAGATGACTTTGTTTCGCGTATAGATGCCTTTAAGACAAATAAAAAGGTTATAGAAAGCCTTATAAAATCAGGTAGTTTTGATGAGTTTGGTTTTACACGTAAAATGCTTTTAAATAATATTGAAAATATCATAGAAGCTTGTAAAAATGCAGGGCAAATTCGTAAAAATGCTGCTGAGAGTTTATTTGGCGAAGATGAGAGTATGAACGATGTAAAGGTAAATCTCATCGTCACAACAGATGAGCTTGACATCAAACAGATGCTAAAATTTGAGCAAGAAAGTGCTGGAATTTATCTTTCCGGACACCCGCTAGATGATTATCGCAAAAAGATAGATGCTATCAAATACACGCTAAGCTCAGAGTTTGAGACGCTTCCAGAGAGTGCGGAGATACTTGTGGTAGGTAAGATTGAGGATTTTAGCACACGGATAACTAAAAGCGGTAAAAAGATGGGAACGATAAATGTACTTGATTTTCATGGTAATATCGAGATCGCAGTATTTGAAAGAGAGCTTGTGCGTATAGAAGAAATTTGGACGGACGTAAATAATAAAGATTTGCCATATGGATTTAAGATAAATATCACACGCGATGATCAGTTTGTAAGAACAAGGCTTAATGATATATTAAGCTTGGAAGAAGCAATGGATATAAATTTTAAAACCAAAGCGATCAAGCAACGTGGCGGATACGCAAAGCAGGGCAACGAAAATATACAAAAACCACGAGAATACGACACATTAGAACTTATGCTAAACTTGAGTGAACTAAGCCGAGATAAGATAATCGCTCTTTATAATCTAGCGTATGATGAAAGTAATGAGCAAAACTCAAAACGCCTTATTATAAAAATAAAAAATGAAAAAACAGCGGAAGTTATTGTGTATAAAACTGAATTTATAGTAAATGAGAGTATAGAAGAAAAGGCACTGCGACTTGTATCGTGA
- the thiE gene encoding thiamine phosphate synthase, whose translation MSQIYALSDDILSPENTIIANAREILKSGIKLYQYRCKKTKNMQIARELLSLCDEFEAKFIVNDDVDFAANIGAKCVHLGKDDASIAKAKRILGDDAFIGVSCYGDINLAITAQNLGASYVAFGAIFTSSTKPNAPCIGTQILKQAKEILDIPICAIGGIDASNITEVSPFVDYIAIVSAIYKPYSITQNIKNLQKAM comes from the coding sequence TTGAGCCAAATTTACGCACTTAGCGATGATATTCTTAGTCCAGAAAATACTATCATCGCTAATGCTCGTGAAATTTTAAAAAGCGGTATTAAGCTATATCAATACCGATGCAAAAAAACAAAGAATATGCAAATCGCTCGTGAGCTTTTAAGCCTTTGTGATGAGTTTGAAGCTAAATTTATTGTCAATGATGATGTGGATTTTGCTGCAAATATTGGTGCAAAATGCGTTCATTTAGGTAAAGATGACGCAAGTATCGCAAAAGCTAAAAGAATTTTAGGCGATGATGCTTTTATCGGTGTAAGCTGTTATGGCGATATAAATTTAGCAATAACAGCTCAAAATCTTGGAGCTAGCTATGTGGCGTTTGGAGCTATTTTTACAAGTTCGACGAAGCCAAATGCACCTTGTATAGGTACTCAAATTTTAAAACAAGCCAAAGAAATTTTAGATATACCTATCTGTGCCATAGGTGGTATAGACGCGTCAAATATCACTGAAGTCTCACCATTTGTTGATTATATAGCAATAGTTAGTGCGATATATAAACCATACTCAATCACACAAAATATAAAGAACCTGCAAAAGGCTATGTGA
- a CDS encoding DUF234 domain-containing protein has translation MLQSRLKGDKIKPLNATYERMKHLNIDELIKFHLVFDDLKFEGAYYDVFEAIECEILANFKSLMPRFYFANDTDKAVKKALIKLANGDRKRLSIHKVLPQTLAKKVYAELFSKDFLLIEKSRETQPIKKKHQQLKKVERRYKKDDKVHFNSHFSRFWFKFIEPNLSLLKSGDNKKLMQIIKSEFDEYASLGFEILSGELIAKEFGIDKILFTSFWQRGLEVDILFKFKDKIIIGEAKYKERKVCKNVLNLMLYKCDKLGIKPDIIAIFSKSGFSNELKNLKDDRIRLYGLSEFERLLNG, from the coding sequence ATGTTACAATCAAGACTAAAAGGAGATAAAATCAAACCACTAAACGCAACTTATGAGCGTATGAAGCACCTAAATATCGATGAACTTATCAAATTTCACCTTGTTTTTGATGACTTAAAATTTGAAGGTGCGTATTATGACGTATTTGAAGCGATAGAGTGTGAAATTTTAGCTAACTTTAAATCCCTTATGCCGCGATTTTATTTTGCTAACGACACAGACAAGGCAGTCAAAAAGGCTCTTATAAAACTTGCAAATGGCGATAGAAAACGCCTTAGTATACACAAAGTCTTACCACAAACATTAGCTAAAAAAGTCTATGCTGAGCTTTTTAGCAAGGATTTTTTACTTATTGAAAAGAGTCGTGAAACACAGCCTATAAAAAAGAAACATCAACAGCTAAAAAAGGTCGAACGCAGATACAAAAAAGATGACAAAGTGCATTTTAACAGCCATTTTTCAAGGTTTTGGTTTAAATTTATCGAGCCAAATTTGTCACTTTTAAAATCTGGCGATAACAAAAAACTTATGCAAATCATAAAAAGCGAATTTGATGAATACGCTAGTTTAGGCTTTGAAATTTTAAGTGGCGAACTGATAGCAAAAGAGTTTGGGATTGATAAAATTTTATTTACGAGCTTTTGGCAAAGAGGGCTTGAGGTCGATATATTATTTAAATTTAAAGACAAAATCATTATAGGCGAAGCAAAGTATAAAGAGCGAAAAGTATGTAAAAATGTGCTTAATCTAATGCTTTATAAATGCGATAAACTTGGCATAAAGCCTGATATTATCGCGATTTTTTCAAAAAGCGGCTTTAGCAATGAGCTTAAAAATTTAAAAGACGATCGCATTAGACTTTATGGGCTAAGTGAATTTGAAAGGTTATTAAATGGATAA
- a CDS encoding sensor histidine kinase: MDNQNIQDGLKNLIEQTYLIEQEYKNLHSSYENLQRIIKEVVESMPTALWVLNNDGSLFLQNSEALQNTDIFTKINLNLNVQEIELNGLIYLVKITQKDDKKIVSCIDITEQKRTERLASMGQVAAHLAHEIRNPIGSITLLAETLLKRTEERNIPIVNEIQKAIWRVERIIKATLLFTKGVQINPQEFDFLELKNECEDAIKYYAYSKEININLNFVSKIYKADKNLLSMVFQNLLFNAIDAIEESDNDSGEINLWYEQSEDEHKFYIYDSGVSITDKNIVFEPFKTSKLKGNGLGLSLCLQIIAAHNGSIEVLLNPKTFCINLPIIEESR, from the coding sequence ATGGATAATCAAAACATACAAGATGGACTTAAAAATCTAATAGAGCAAACCTATCTCATCGAACAAGAGTATAAAAATCTCCACTCATCATACGAAAATCTCCAACGCATAATAAAAGAAGTTGTCGAGTCTATGCCAACAGCTCTTTGGGTGTTAAACAATGACGGAAGTCTATTTTTACAAAATTCAGAAGCCTTGCAAAATACTGATATCTTTACTAAAATAAATTTGAACTTAAACGTTCAAGAGATCGAGCTTAATGGACTAATATATCTAGTCAAAATCACTCAAAAAGATGACAAAAAGATCGTCTCTTGTATCGATATAACAGAGCAAAAACGCACCGAACGCTTAGCGTCGATGGGGCAAGTAGCAGCCCATTTAGCTCATGAAATACGAAACCCCATAGGTTCGATCACGCTTTTAGCCGAGACACTTCTAAAACGTACGGAAGAGAGAAATATACCTATCGTAAATGAGATACAAAAGGCGATCTGGCGAGTTGAGCGTATCATAAAAGCTACACTACTTTTTACAAAAGGGGTGCAGATAAATCCACAAGAATTTGACTTTTTAGAGCTTAAAAACGAATGCGAAGATGCAATAAAATACTACGCATATTCAAAAGAAATAAACATAAATCTAAACTTTGTGAGTAAAATATATAAAGCTGATAAAAATCTTTTATCTATGGTCTTTCAAAATTTACTCTTTAACGCGATAGACGCAATAGAAGAGAGTGATAATGACAGCGGTGAAATAAATTTATGGTATGAACAAAGCGAAGATGAGCATAAATTTTACATCTATGACAGTGGCGTGAGTATCACTGATAAAAATATCGTATTTGAACCATTTAAAACAAGCAAACTCAAAGGCAATGGCTTAGGACTAAGCTTGTGTTTGCAGATCATTGCTGCACATAATGGTAGCATAGAGGTCTTGTTAAACCCAAAGACATTTTGTATAAATTTACCTATTATAGAGGAAAGCAGATGA